In Paracoccus aminophilus JCM 7686, a single window of DNA contains:
- a CDS encoding cold-shock protein yields the protein MATGTVKWFNATKGFGFIAPDDGGKDVFVHISAVERAGLTGLNDNQKISYELQAGRDGRSSASDLQLI from the coding sequence ATGGCTACCGGCACCGTAAAATGGTTCAACGCCACCAAGGGCTTTGGTTTCATCGCACCCGATGATGGCGGCAAAGATGTGTTCGTTCACATTTCGGCAGTTGAACGCGCTGGCCTGACCGGCCTGAACGACAATCAGAAAATCAGCTACGAGCTGCAGGCTGGCCGTGACGGTCGTTCGTCTGCCTCGGATCTGCAACTGATCTGA